In a genomic window of Rhododendron vialii isolate Sample 1 chromosome 12a, ASM3025357v1:
- the LOC131311385 gene encoding uncharacterized protein At5g01610, with amino-acid sequence MEKVLVKAGSLKAGGFWLSKKAKEEFSNISEDLNSFSSTVEEKAKWIFNKLKGKQLKTLPDLLREYNLPPGLFPQNITCYEFDESKSKLTVYLPSACEVTFKDSSAIRYATRVKGILLKGKLTGIEGMKTKVLVWVKVTNVAVEGYKSDKVLFMAGVKKSRPMNAYDTPQHAVRVQEF; translated from the exons atggAGAAAGTTCTGGTGAAAGCTGGAAGCCTAAAGGCTGGTGGGTTCTGGCTCTCAAAGAAAGCCAAGGAAGAGTTCTCCAACATCTCTGAAGACCTCAAT AGTTTCTCAAGCACCGTTGAAGAAAAAGCAAAATGGATCTTCAACAAGCTAAAAG gaaagcagctgaaaacTCTGCCTGATCTTCTCCGGGAATACAACTTGCCACCAGGCCTTTTCCCCCAGAACATAACCTGCTACGAATTTGATGAGTCGAAGTCCAAGCTGACTGTGTACTTGCCTTCTGCCTGTGAGGTCACCTTCAAAGACTCATCCGCTATAAGGTACGCAACTCGGGTAAAGGGCATTCTGCTGAAAGGAAAACTGACGGGCATAGAAGGAATGAAGACCAAGGTCCTAGTTTGGGTTAAGGTCACAAATGTGGCAGTTGAGGGCTACAAATCCGATAAGGTTTTGTTCATGGCTGGTGTGAAGAAATCGAGACCTATGAATGCTTATGACACACCTCAACATGCTGTTAGAGTTCAAGAATTTTGA